The Chelonoidis abingdonii isolate Lonesome George chromosome 9, CheloAbing_2.0, whole genome shotgun sequence genome has a segment encoding these proteins:
- the LYRM1 gene encoding LYR motif-containing protein 1 isoform X1 produces the protein MVRRRAIGRLVLKMTPAARQEVLGLYRRIFRIAKKWQSASGQMEDTFKEKQYIINEAKTLFQKNKDLTDPELIKQCIEECKARVEIGLHYHIPYPRPIHLPPLGLAPQRGRAFRNQEKLRKLSKPAYLRSYDEVS, from the exons aTGACACCAGCTGCACGACAAGAAGTTCTTGGCCTTTACCGCAGGATATTCAGAATAGCCAAAAAATGGCAGTCTGCATCAGGACAGATGGAAGACACTTTTAAAGAGAAACAGTACATTATAAATGAAGCCAAAACCTTATTCCAAAAAAACAAAGAT CTAACAGATCCAGAGCTGATTAAACAGTGTATAGAAGAATGCAAGGCAAGAGTAGAAATCGGACTTCACTATCACATTCCCTACCCAAGACCT atTCATCTGCCTCCTCTGGGTCTCGCTCCACAACGTGGTCGTGCATTTCGAAACCAAGAAAAGCTGAGGAAGCTTTCCAAGCCAGCCTACTTGAGATCCTACGACGAAGTTTCGTAA
- the LYRM1 gene encoding LYR motif-containing protein 1 isoform X2, giving the protein MKMTPAARQEVLGLYRRIFRIAKKWQSASGQMEDTFKEKQYIINEAKTLFQKNKDLTDPELIKQCIEECKARVEIGLHYHIPYPRPIHLPPLGLAPQRGRAFRNQEKLRKLSKPAYLRSYDEVS; this is encoded by the exons aTGACACCAGCTGCACGACAAGAAGTTCTTGGCCTTTACCGCAGGATATTCAGAATAGCCAAAAAATGGCAGTCTGCATCAGGACAGATGGAAGACACTTTTAAAGAGAAACAGTACATTATAAATGAAGCCAAAACCTTATTCCAAAAAAACAAAGAT CTAACAGATCCAGAGCTGATTAAACAGTGTATAGAAGAATGCAAGGCAAGAGTAGAAATCGGACTTCACTATCACATTCCCTACCCAAGACCT atTCATCTGCCTCCTCTGGGTCTCGCTCCACAACGTGGTCGTGCATTTCGAAACCAAGAAAAGCTGAGGAAGCTTTCCAAGCCAGCCTACTTGAGATCCTACGACGAAGTTTCGTAA